A single region of the Hypomesus transpacificus isolate Combined female unplaced genomic scaffold, fHypTra1 scaffold_487, whole genome shotgun sequence genome encodes:
- the gpr4 gene encoding G-protein coupled receptor 4: MCNITFCNVDSKIDQYFQPTLYIIVIVLGLPANCMALWAAYLQVRQRNELGIYLINLSIADLLYIFTLPLWIDYFLQHDDWIHGQESCKLFGFIFYTNIYVSIAFLCCISLDRYLAVAHPLRFAKVRRVKTALLVSAVVWVIEVVANSAPLFHDELFQDRFNHTFCFEKYPMQDWVAGMNLYRTFLGFLAPWAAMLAAYRGILRAVRGNVSTERQEKAKIKRLALSLILIVLLCFGPYHFLLLWRSILFLRKPCDCGAEEDLFAAYHVALAMTSLNCVADPILYCFVNEGARNDVGRALSSLLSCFHRGGGAPPADALTAGSVTLETPLSAKKQTVAYGVAGREGKPSTYKTELVALRGECLQMTILSVKK; this comes from the exons ATGTGCAACATTACCTTCTGCAATGTGGACTCCAAGATCGACCAGTACTTCCAGCCCACGCTCTATATCATCGTCATCGTGCTCGGACTGCCCGCCAACTGCATGGCATTGTGGGCCGCctacctgcag GTGAGGCAGAGGAACGAGCTGGGCATCTACCTGATCAACCTCTCCATCGCCGACCTCCTCTACATCTTCACCCTGCCTCTGTGGATCGACTACTTCCTGCAGCACGACGACTGGATCCACGGGCAGGAGTCCTGCAAGCTGTTCGGCTTCATCTTCTACACCAACATCTACGTCAGCATCGCCTTCCTGTGCTGCATCTCCCTGGACCGCTACCTGGCCGTGGCTCACCCGCTCCGCTTCGCCAAGGTCCGCCGGGTCAAGACGGCCCTGCTGGTCAGCGCCGTGGTGTGGGTCATCGAGGTGGTGGCCAACTCCGCCCCGCTCTTCCACGACGAGCTGTTCCAGGACCGCTTCAACCACACCTTCTGCTTCGAGAAGTACCCCATGCAGGACTGGGTGGCGGGCATGAACCTCTACCGCACCTTCCTGGGGTTCCTGGCGCCGTGGGCGGCCATGCTGGCGGCGTACCGCGGGATCCTGCGGGCGGTGAGGGGGAACGTGTCGACGGAGCGCCAGGAGAAGGCCAAGATCAAGCGTCTGGCCCTCAGCCTGATCCTCATCGTGCTGCTGTGTTTCGGGCCCTACCACTTCCTGCTCCTGTGGCGGAGCATCCTGTTCCTCAGGAAGCCGTGCGACTGCGGCGCCGAGGAGGACCTGTTCGCCGCGTACCACGTGGCGCTGGCGATGACCAGCCTCAACTGCGTGGCCGACCCCATCCTGTACTGCTTCGTCAACGAGGGGGCGAGGAACGACGTGGGCCGCGCGCTCTCCTCGCTGCTCTCGTGCTTCCACCGCGGCGGGGGCGCGCCGCCCGCCGACGCTCTTACCGCCGGCTCGGTCACCTTGGAAACGCCGCTGTCAGCCAAGAAGCAGACGGTGGCGTACGGCGTGGCGGGCAGGGAGGGGAAGCCGAGCACGTACAAGACTGAGCTGGTCGCCCTGAGAGGAGAGTGTCTACAGATGACTATACTCAGTGTTAAGAAATGA